TTCATAAGTTATCGCAGAGAGCATATTAAAATAAGCTAGAAACAGCATATTGGCTGATCGTAGCTTATTTTCATAAGCTCTCCTAAACACTTACACAAGTGCTTATGCCATTAGATAAGTTCAAATAAGTTATTCCAAACATACGCAAACAAGCAAACAGTATTTTGTAGTTGAATAAGATGTTCATCTAAAAGCTAGTGATATTGGGGCGCCCATGATTTGGAATTTGGAACGTGGCTGCTTTTGTGGCTTAAATGTCTAGTTCCTATGTCCTGGTGGGAAATAAATGGAAGCCACAATTGCAATGCCTTGGAAAGAAAATCCTCTGGTTTTTAAGTGTTTCTTTTGGCGCAGGAACTTCTACTAAGGGAAAATATGCTGAGCTTCTGTCTTGGTTTGCCAACCTCTCTGCAAATTTTTTTTGGGAAGGAAAACTTCCTGCTTGTCTGCTCTCCTTCTACTCACAGATCTGCATTTTCACATCTGATCACTGGTCACTCACCTCATCATCTCCCAACATTGACATTTCCATCAGAATGTTGTTAGTGGGATCATCAATCAATTTATTAAGCCATGCCTAGCTTCTCTGAAAATAGGGGATCAATGAAATTCTGTCAAGTCATGCCATTCTATTTCTGAAATCACTTGTGCTGTCTGAATGGAGAAGCATGCTTGGCAGTCTCAGATATGAATTTTGGATTTAAACCTTTAATTGcaatcatgattttgttccTCATTCAACGCCTCTACAGCTTCATGTGCATCAGCCCTCACTTATATTCAGGTGTTGTATTCCTTTGTTCCTGACAGGGAAAATGATTTCCTGATTTGGCTGATGTACTTCTGGTGAGGAATAACATGCCGATGTCTTTCATAATCATTTCTGCCTCTAATACTAGTTATGTTACAGGTTTTGCTTTTGTCTATTATGAGGATGAGCGTGATGCAGAAGAAGCAATTCGTGCACTTGACAATGTTCCATTTGGTCATGAAAAGCGAAGGCTGTCAGTGGAGTGGGCTAGGGTATGATAGTATTTTCATGATCATGCTTTAGTTTTGTTTACTTATTGTTGAGATCATGAAAGTATAACAGTGTCATACCTGAAATTAATGAGagctttctttgtttttttggcAGGGTGAACGTGGACGTCATCGTGATGGATCGAAGGCAAACCAGAAGCCAACAAAAACCCTTTTTGTGATTAACTTTGACCCAATCCGTACTAGAGTTCGTGATATAGAAAAACACTTTGAACCTTATGGGAATGTTCTTCATGTTCGAATTCGGCGGAACTTTGCATTTGTGCAGTTTGAGACACAAGAAGATGCTACCAAAGCTATAGAGTGTACAAATATGAGGTAAGTGATGACATTATATTGTCTTAtggtaaaattctttttttattttattttactatatacAAATAATGAATTTCTGGTTTCATTACACTTGCAGTAAGATCCTGGACAGGGTGGTGTCTGTGGAGTATGCTCTGAGGGATGATGGTGAGAGGGGGGACAATTATGACAGTCCTAGAAGAGGTGGTTATGAGAGATCACCCAGTCCTTATCACAGGCGACCAAGTCCTGACTATGGTCGTCCACGCAGCCCTGTCTATGATAGGTACAATGGTGGTGGACCAGACAGGCGGAGGAGTCCTGATTATGGCAGGCACAGAAGTCCTGATTATGGCAGGCGCAGGAGTCCTGATTATGGAAGGCGCAAGAGTCCTGATTATGGGAAACCCAGGAGTCCTGAATATGGTAGATATCGCAGGTATTGTAGTATAGTCAATATAATAATCTTCTGCAACTGTTTTCCCCCCTCTTGTCAGAGCTTATTTATTCTGTTATTTATCTGCAGCCGTTCGCCGGTGCGAAGGTCAAGAACATAGGTGATCTCAGGTTTTAGGGTAAGACGGAAGGCTTCAGTGGCACTGTTACTTTCTAGTTGTTAGAATAGCATGTGGTATATTGTAGTAAACGGTACTTCTCAGTTTAATGTGGTTTGCGTATTTGCTGTTTAGCAGTCAGTGCCAATGGTTCTATAGGACCTGAATATGAGACCGGAAACCCTGTTTATTGTTGAATTGATGCATATTTTTGCAATGACATCGTGCTTTGCTACAACTGAATATTTTTTCGTACCCTAGTTTAGACACTATTGTGAATTAGTGCGCTcgctcttttttctttttttctctttttcacagcAAAAAGAGCATACATAGTTACATACATAGTTTAACCTTATTTGTCAGTTGTTCCTAAGTCCCAGACCAACCAAGTTACATACATAGTTTAAGATGGAACTGAACACCATTATACCTCGGGCATTTCCCCCATATAAACAAATCTATCAGTAACTAATAGCAGAAATGCCGGCATCAAAATCTTTGAGCAGCATCAATTTAAGCATCCAAACCCAACCAAGATCCCTTCACCTCGCAAATGCAACTTAGCagttataattttacattaactGCTGTAAGCAAAAAGAAGGGTCCATGCGCCATACATACAAGGAGAAATCGAtccaaaatataaattgaaaattgctaaaaaaattgaaaattgaattaaattgattctttttggatttataaaatattggtttgatatgatttgaattttattttaaatgaaaattaaatcaaattgcatatatttttaaattcgattcgggtaattttttttgatgaaaaattgaatcaaattgaGTCGAAGAACGTGCCTAGTCCACGCTCTGAATTGGGGGTGCTTTATTCAAAATGCGTTCATTTCCTCTACATGACAGTTAAGTAAAAATAGAGGGGCTCTTTACGAAGAGAGAATATTTGGGATGCTTTTAAATTTGGTATGGTCAAATTGTGTGTATAAGCCTCAAAAGGTTAAACTCTCTTAGATCCCctgaaaataaacatttttgctCGATTTCATAATGGGTGTCTCATATAATAAGGGTCCAAGGGAGTAAAAACCATAGTACATTTATGTGAAATATATCTTGTTATTCCGTGTTTTCCTAGCAGCAGCTTAAGATAAGATTTTAACGGTTGGGGTAGCTTTACCTTCATGAGATAAAATTTCTTGTCGTGTATGTGCAACTCTGTACTTTGGCATGTTTAtgtgtgcatatttttgttatgaatCAATTCTTAAAACAAAGtccataaaaaatgtttatattatttaagggctatttaatttttttaagccatcacattttaagtttttatttgctTTATGTGGGATACAACAAAGTTTTAGGGGAAAGAATGAACAATGATGGGATTATAACACTCAGCAAGtgttaaaatatgattaatgttGCACAGAAAATTTTCACACAATTCAGCCAAAACTTAGGAAGATTTGGGGGTGACACTTGGAAAAGACAAATGAGTTGAGATGACTTACATATTTAAATATCTTGGAGTAAATAACAATGTTAAATCATTCCGgcaaatgaatttttattagtagcttcttaaaaatagtttttttatcagcattttcttaaaagtatttaatagCTGATTATAAcgatattttatcattaaattatcataatcaatgaataaaatgataaaatatatttttcatcctgtaatttagcattttttttttataaatttttgtctctataattttttttttcattttagtctttgtaaaaagtatttgttttgtttttcataatagcactttgaacaataaaaaaaaatgcacaattaaaataaacacattttataagaattaaaaaaaaatactatgaaaaaaatgaaaaaaaaatatatttaaaaatgtgtCACACCCAcgttaaaaggaaaaattacatgttcaaatataaaaatgtcaAAACAACTAGGTTGTTACTTTTTGTTGCGTTCCGTTTGATGCATACACAAACACACGCTAACCATGTGTTTGGTTTGGCACTAGATGTCTCTTATAAGCATCTATATCAATGTTTTAATTTGTTACTTCTGTGCCTTTCTATAATTTGGACGTGAAAATTTAGCAATAAGTGCGTTAGTGAAACTAAATCAAACATGCCCCAAGTCTTATTGCATTTACTCtatttaataactaattaaagaCATTAAATTTCATTAACTTTATCTtacaaaatttaagtttttaccAAGTAAATCAAATTTACgtagctttcttttttttcccataatttaaaaattatatgatacttactattaaaaaatattatatgatactttcttaaataactttattttaatgtatacaatatttttgtaggagaatgtataaaatattttaaatgtgaaTAAATGTTTCTTATTGTAATTTACTTGCTTCAAAACTTATTTCTCAAAGATTTTGATCAATGGACTTGACTTCTATAAGTGAGGAGAGTGGACATTTGAAGATAAAATGTATCTACAATCATTGATTAAAAATTCAACAGAtgaaattgtaattaatttttaaatttattgtataagtatatgatttttatttaatctccATAACTATGtgtattttatcttctaaaatGCACTTTCTCTCATTAGAAAAATTGGATAATAATGACATCATGGTGTTTCCTGTTAATAACGAAAACCAACCAATTAACCATTTTTGAAACAAactaaaaattgatttgaaacaccaaaacaaaataacaaaaaccaaccAATTAACCACTGAATGATGAATCTGAGTTGGAATTTGTGGCTGAAAGTTAACGCAACTCCTTGCTCTTTAACTCTGATGTCCGCATCTTCTACATCAAGTTATCAAAGTTATTTTCCTCCGGATGGTCTTTTATTGACTGTAAAGTTTTAGGAAAAGGACTGACTCAATCATTTCATCAATAGCTATATTGattgctgatgaagatgaaacCATCAAATGATATTAGAATTTACAAGTGAGGAAAAATGTTGTACACATGTACTCATAGtgtaaaaatcaattaaaaactatcatatatatatatatatatatattaaatttgatttcttagaaggataaatttgttaataacaTTCAATTGATTGACTAAATAAACTTTTATACTAACGTATGTACCTGATAAACTCAAAACAACCTTACATAGATTTGGCTCATATTCATTTGACAAAAAcgatatatatatcacatcaaTATCGCGGtaacaaaagaaatcaaagaaattCATTTCATAAGCCACGACCCATTAGGACAAAGATGAGTTTCATGGAACTTAAAAACTGgcaagattaaaattaaatacatactATCATAACTTACAATTGATTACAAAAGGGGACCAATTTATCTCTAAGATGATGACTTCCTAAGCTCTTCATCAATTGCCTTCTCCAGCCATGACTCAGCATCTTCCATCATTCCAGGGCTAAGCCTCACCATAAGGATGCAAAACTCAGTTTCATTAAGCTTTCCATCTCCATCAAGATCACCTTGTCTAACCATAGCATCTGCATCCTCCTTGCTCATCCCTTCCATGCCAAGAAGAGCTGAGTTTGTCCTTAGACTCTCGCTCGTGATCAAACCAGTTTCCGGGTCCGATAGAAGCTTGAAACCTCCACACAGTTCAGAGACAAAGGACTCCACATCAAGCTTCTCTGCCATCACTGGCAGCAAGTCCTCAAACTCAGTTTCCATGGTGCTTTGCCTCATGTTATGGCTGCTTTCCATTTTAATAGCAaccttcctttttttctctttttctttgtgaACGTTGGAAAGAAAGATGGATGGGGAAAGCTACTTTGGAAGACTTTTCTATTATATAGGAATGAAGACTGAAAGAGAATTCGTTATTAGGACAATGGCCTTTTATAGAGATGTAAAAGTCCTTTCCTTTTTGGAATAACTCTATTCCTAGTGAGAAATTATTGTATAGCTCCAAACTATCCTTCCTGGTTTCGGTCAATTTTTACGTTACATGTAGTTaagaattttcaatttataagaaaTAGCTAATAAAACTCGGCTACTTGtcacataaaaattaacaagaatCATGGACAAGTAGTGTCGACCAATTTTTACATATGGAAGAGTTATACGATAATTTCTTCTTGCTACCGTTCTTGTACTTGAATGGTGTCAAATTGGCCAGCTTGTGTTTGTGATCTCAACCGTATGTTTGGAGGTTGTATTCTTGATATGCTTTACCTATTGATTTGTTTTTTCTGACTAAAGTAAGGAATCAAGTACTAATATTAGATTAGACTAAGTATTTATTTGGGGAGCTATAATGACTTAGAGTCTTCCTAATAATTGCTTACTCCTAAGTCTAACTTAGTTTAATTCCCTACGAGTAACTCACTCATCGCAACCAACCCATGAcgcatatttttttatgttacagTTACACCACTTTCATGCATAGGTACACAAATACACATATTGGGGGCATGTTctaaacataaaacaataatatggtaaatttttaattaattaagaaatagtAATGATGTGCACAAAAGAGAACCAAGTCTTAGTGATGAGGTTCACGAAGAAAACTAGTGTCTCCAATAATATTTAAGTTGGATTGAGGAGGTGGAAATTGTACTAAGTCAAGGACTTCAGGAATCTAGAGAAGACGGTATTGTTTGTCACAAGTAGATGTATTTCTGTGCcattgaattttatttcattttcatgaGTTTAATATGCATCCATCTATTTAGGAAGGTTTCTAGGAAGGTGCCTTTGGTGGGAACAGAAGGATATTCTAGCTAAGACGTAATCTTCATTGGCAGGAATTTTTCCATAGTTTGGCTTCCATGAAGCTTCCTCTTCTACTTATATGTTCTATCAATCGAATTTTGGTATTCTGTCGTGTTCTCAATCAATCATATATGTGACAAGTGCCATAATAATTTATCTGTTGTTAAACCACGCCAAGATTGCAACCTTTCCACACGGGACATCATTCTCAATCGCaagatatttgtttttttgttaattttttttatttcttttccgaAATAGCAAATCATATCACAACATCTTCTTTTACCTTGGTTtcgtttatattttatatttttttcctttacttttttatttgaagattGATCCAATGCACTCTTTACGTGTTTCACAACTCTACCCATCAAAGGTAGATCATTGCTTTTTTTTGCGAGTGattcaatgaaattttttaatcgGCAAAAGGAAACTAACCtcttcaaaatgtaaaattaaatcatCTGAATAGGCttcatatttattgataaaaaaaatcttagtagcaattttttttatatacatgattAGAAATTATTTACATCTAATTTATTGGATATGATTGAGCCAAAGGTTTGATGCTCAATCATCATAAGTTAGGAAATGTTGTTAGGCATAAGAATAAATGTCTAATTGTCCTATCACGAGCAACCAATTTACAATACTCGGTCAACCTACTTGATCGGCATTCTAAGTCTAAAAGAAGTAAGTTCTTGT
The Glycine max cultivar Williams 82 chromosome 16, Glycine_max_v4.0, whole genome shotgun sequence genome window above contains:
- the LOC100797709 gene encoding serine/arginine-rich splicing factor RS31 isoform X2, coding for MNFGFKPLIAIMILFLIQRLYSFMCISPHLYSGFAFVYYEDERDAEEAIRALDNVPFGHEKRRLSVEWARGERGRHRDGSKANQKPTKTLFVINFDPIRTRVRDIEKHFEPYGNVLHVRIRRNFAFVQFETQEDATKAIECTNMSKILDRVVSVEYALRDDGERGDNYDSPRRGGYERSPSPYHRRPSPDYGRPRSPVYDRYNGGGPDRRRSPDYGRHRSPDYGRRRSPDYGRRKSPDYGKPRSPEYGRYRSRSPVRRSRT
- the LOC100797709 gene encoding serine/arginine-rich splicing factor RS31 isoform X1 encodes the protein MRPIFAGNLEYDTRQSELERLFSKYGRIDRVDMKSGFAFVYYEDERDAEEAIRALDNVPFGHEKRRLSVEWARGERGRHRDGSKANQKPTKTLFVINFDPIRTRVRDIEKHFEPYGNVLHVRIRRNFAFVQFETQEDATKAIECTNMSKILDRVVSVEYALRDDGERGDNYDSPRRGGYERSPSPYHRRPSPDYGRPRSPVYDRYNGGGPDRRRSPDYGRHRSPDYGRRRSPDYGRRKSPDYGKPRSPEYGRYRSRSPVRRSRT
- the LOC100802677 gene encoding calcium-binding protein KIC: MESSHNMRQSTMETEFEDLLPVMAEKLDVESFVSELCGGFKLLSDPETGLITSESLRTNSALLGMEGMSKEDADAMVRQGDLDGDGKLNETEFCILMVRLSPGMMEDAESWLEKAIDEELRKSSS